A window of Chloroflexota bacterium contains these coding sequences:
- a CDS encoding CpaF family protein, with product MTLLNQRPTVLDASITTAGNNKEDLKLVAKLRDKILSRLDPLLDISNPRIVRQTIEAMFPQVLSEEDAAISRAERVRLFERVIAEILGYGPIEPLLRDDTVTEIMVNGPYAIYVERHGKIEKTPLTFENDEHLLRIIERIVTPLGRRVDEASPMVDARLPDGSRVNVTIPPISLVGPVLTIRKFSRIPYTAEDLQTFGTVTPEFIQFARACVQARLNIIISGGTGTGKTTLLNVLSGFIPANERIITIEDAAELQLKQEHVVTLESRPPNIEGRGEITIRDLVINALRMRPDRIVVGETRGGEALDMLQAMNTGHDGSLSTLHANSARDALRRLETMVLMSGMDLPLRAVREQIASAIDCIIHLERFKDGSRKVVQVAEVQGMEGDVVVMQDIFRFQQTGLKDGRILGRLEPTGIRPKFCEKIEQAGVHLPPTIFGLNGNFSGRRP from the coding sequence ATGACGCTGCTAAACCAACGCCCTACTGTTTTAGACGCCAGCATAACCACTGCTGGCAACAACAAAGAGGATCTCAAACTAGTCGCAAAGTTGCGCGATAAAATCCTGTCTCGCCTCGACCCGCTGCTGGATATCTCCAATCCACGTATTGTGCGCCAGACTATCGAAGCCATGTTCCCCCAGGTCCTCTCCGAAGAGGACGCAGCTATTAGCCGCGCTGAACGAGTACGTCTCTTCGAGCGAGTCATTGCCGAGATTCTAGGCTATGGACCAATTGAACCGCTGTTGCGCGATGACACGGTCACCGAGATCATGGTGAATGGGCCTTATGCAATTTATGTAGAACGACATGGCAAGATCGAAAAGACGCCATTGACTTTTGAAAACGACGAGCATCTGCTGCGCATCATCGAACGAATCGTTACGCCGTTAGGGCGGCGTGTAGATGAGGCATCGCCTATGGTAGATGCGCGTCTTCCTGATGGTTCACGAGTAAACGTTACCATACCGCCTATTTCGCTCGTAGGACCTGTGCTCACTATCCGCAAATTCTCTCGAATCCCCTATACTGCCGAGGATCTGCAGACATTTGGCACGGTGACCCCGGAGTTCATCCAATTCGCCCGAGCTTGTGTCCAGGCACGCCTGAACATCATCATCTCCGGCGGCACAGGTACTGGCAAGACCACATTGCTCAACGTCCTATCTGGTTTCATCCCTGCTAACGAACGCATTATCACTATCGAGGATGCTGCGGAATTGCAATTGAAACAAGAGCACGTGGTCACGCTCGAATCGCGCCCACCGAACATCGAAGGGCGTGGTGAGATTACCATCCGTGACCTGGTGATCAATGCGCTGCGCATGAGGCCGGACCGCATTGTAGTCGGCGAGACGCGTGGCGGCGAAGCACTGGACATGCTACAGGCTATGAATACTGGTCACGATGGCAGCTTGAGCACCTTGCACGCCAACAGTGCTCGCGACGCCTTGCGCCGTCTGGAGACCATGGTGCTGATGTCAGGCATGGACTTACCCTTGCGCGCAGTTCGGGAGCAGATTGCCTCTGCCATTGACTGCATCATCCATCTGGAGCGCTTTAAAGATGGCTCGCGCAAAGTGGTGCAAGTAGCCGAAGTACAGGGCATGGAGGGCGATGTCGTCGTCATGCAAGATATCTTTCGTTTCCAGCAGACCGGGCTCAAGGACGGGCGCATCCTAGGTCGCTTGGAGCCGACGGGCATTCGCCCCAAATTCTGCGAGAAAATCGAACAGGCAGGAGTACACCTGCCCCCCACCATATTTGGACTGAATGGGAATTTTTCTGGCCGTAGACCATGA
- a CDS encoding DUF2723 domain-containing protein, with protein sequence MNTLLAKIEHLWRSEKGERQWGRDTVRPYLPLLSVLALGFYVSRIFVEVFPYPIPFLLLWLASAAIAVLAGGSLILWGRKRPLDSSPFLILYLYILWPWQSPTLACSIGFIAIIAFAHSNMRQMHPSLKDGILFIACLVLYVHTLAPTILPADSGEFQLVAHVLGIAHPPGYPFYTMLAKLFTFIPWGDIAHRVNLLSAVTSAFALLTLSSTVRCVTGSGMAGWIAAAMLGVAPTFWAQSTTANIRSLTALFTALQLHALVAYAEKKQPNYLLVFAFVLGLGLTHHSSLLLLAPPYIVFLLLSDPALLRKPRVWLRPLLAFLLSLSILLYLPLRSAMGAPFDPQPIRSLSGFLNHVLALGFRGDMFYFVQPSVLLARLRVLGNILALEFTSIWLVWGIVGTGSLLLRRKKLLLLYGGVFLVNALTAATYRAPQTVEYLMPAYVALAFICAYGAWSFSGLLRLRSLSSLVLAIAMLVPAVMLWRNYPSFRQLSRDVSARQYAEGLLAEAPQGACILANWHYATPLWYLQRVEKVRPDVEVLYVYPEGAEPIAQTWLRRLKSIVAKCPTIVTNYYPEFQDTPYTFQPFAGAFAVQTAPIYQIPGEALASTMSFDNRIELVGYRLEKSIVSPADTLILRTYWRPIVRLERDYSFFVHLVDETGTVLGQGDTTHPAARYEVSQVVVDEYRIPLLPTARPGHYRLIFGVYITLAGGGWQRLTTADGGDMVSLTEVAVEPSDAAPVTLHELYRPFACGYTLLGADYDRSLPDQLRVYLHWRADHTVTEQWRAVVFSKGSPLAMAALPALPKGTYCTTAHDLPAEAASLALEVQTVAGASSAWLGPWKIPLGSRVNLPMPWADARYIPLGGEMILVRAEYPLGLCYDDPLHARATFVGAKPITNDYTVSVSIVGVNGTWRAQHDGTPALGAIPTLKWIRGVTVFDDHDLHLPPIATGHGVLHLTVYDAFTMRLLPILDERLARLGQGTRIELGEVEVSCHR encoded by the coding sequence GTGAACACGCTGCTCGCCAAGATTGAGCATCTCTGGAGGAGTGAGAAGGGCGAGCGCCAGTGGGGTCGTGACACAGTTCGCCCCTATCTACCATTGCTATCTGTACTGGCACTGGGCTTCTATGTGAGCCGAATATTCGTGGAGGTGTTTCCATACCCCATTCCCTTCCTGCTTCTATGGCTCGCCAGCGCCGCTATAGCGGTATTGGCAGGGGGTTCGTTGATTCTATGGGGTCGTAAGCGCCCTTTAGATTCCTCTCCATTCTTGATTCTTTACCTCTATATCCTCTGGCCTTGGCAGAGTCCTACTTTGGCCTGCAGCATTGGGTTCATTGCTATCATCGCTTTTGCACACAGCAACATGCGCCAAATGCATCCATCGCTGAAAGACGGGATACTTTTTATCGCATGCTTGGTTTTATATGTACACACACTCGCCCCCACTATCTTGCCGGCCGATAGCGGTGAATTTCAGCTCGTTGCCCACGTCTTAGGCATCGCTCACCCCCCAGGGTATCCCTTTTACACTATGCTAGCCAAGTTGTTTACCTTCATCCCATGGGGAGATATTGCCCATCGTGTGAATCTGCTTTCTGCCGTAACCAGCGCGTTCGCTTTGTTAACACTGAGCTCTACAGTCAGGTGCGTTACGGGATCGGGCATGGCCGGCTGGATTGCAGCCGCAATGCTTGGCGTCGCCCCTACCTTCTGGGCGCAGAGCACGACGGCAAATATCCGCAGTTTAACTGCGCTGTTCACCGCCCTGCAATTGCATGCTCTTGTTGCTTATGCTGAGAAGAAACAGCCCAACTACTTGCTAGTCTTTGCCTTCGTGCTGGGTCTGGGCTTGACTCATCACAGTTCGCTCCTTCTATTGGCACCACCCTATATAGTTTTTCTGCTGCTTTCTGATCCTGCGCTATTGCGCAAGCCTCGTGTATGGCTGCGCCCCTTGCTGGCTTTTCTGCTGTCCTTGTCCATTCTGCTCTATCTCCCTCTGCGCAGCGCAATGGGTGCGCCCTTTGACCCACAGCCCATCCGTAGTCTGTCTGGATTCCTGAACCATGTTTTGGCCCTGGGCTTTCGTGGGGATATGTTCTATTTCGTTCAGCCCTCTGTGTTGCTGGCTAGGCTCAGGGTGTTGGGGAATATCCTAGCCCTTGAATTTACGTCCATTTGGCTGGTTTGGGGCATTGTCGGCACAGGCAGTCTGTTGCTACGCCGGAAAAAGCTGTTGCTGCTCTATGGCGGTGTCTTTTTGGTCAATGCGTTAACTGCAGCTACTTACCGTGCCCCACAAACTGTGGAATATCTGATGCCCGCTTACGTTGCGTTGGCATTCATCTGCGCCTATGGGGCGTGGTCATTCAGCGGCTTGCTGCGCCTTCGCTCCCTTTCATCTCTGGTGTTGGCTATAGCCATGCTGGTACCTGCTGTGATGCTCTGGCGCAACTACCCCAGCTTCAGGCAACTGAGTCGAGATGTATCTGCGCGCCAATATGCAGAAGGTTTGCTTGCTGAAGCCCCCCAAGGGGCTTGTATCCTGGCCAATTGGCACTATGCGACGCCCCTTTGGTATCTTCAGCGCGTCGAGAAAGTGCGTCCTGACGTGGAAGTGCTCTACGTCTATCCAGAGGGAGCAGAACCAATTGCTCAAACCTGGTTACGGCGCTTGAAGAGCATTGTGGCCAAGTGCCCGACGATTGTCACCAACTATTATCCCGAGTTTCAGGATACCCCTTATACATTTCAACCCTTCGCTGGGGCTTTTGCGGTGCAAACTGCACCCATTTACCAAATACCAGGCGAAGCCCTTGCCTCAACGATGTCATTCGATAACCGTATTGAACTAGTGGGCTACCGACTTGAGAAGAGCATTGTCTCTCCGGCAGACACGCTGATCTTGCGCACCTATTGGCGTCCGATAGTCAGGCTGGAGCGTGATTACTCGTTCTTCGTTCATCTGGTGGATGAGACAGGCACAGTTTTAGGCCAAGGGGATACTACTCATCCTGCTGCGCGTTACGAAGTTAGCCAAGTGGTTGTAGATGAATACCGCATTCCCTTATTGCCCACAGCAAGGCCTGGGCACTACCGACTGATCTTTGGAGTCTATATCACCCTGGCTGGAGGCGGCTGGCAAAGGCTAACGACTGCTGATGGCGGTGATATGGTGAGTCTGACTGAAGTAGCAGTTGAACCCTCGGATGCCGCCCCGGTGACATTGCACGAGTTGTATCGCCCATTTGCCTGTGGCTATACCCTATTAGGGGCGGATTATGATCGCAGCCTACCGGATCAGCTCCGTGTATATTTGCACTGGCGCGCTGATCACACAGTGACAGAGCAATGGCGAGCAGTGGTGTTCTCAAAGGGCTCCCCTTTAGCCATGGCTGCCTTGCCTGCTCTACCTAAGGGCACCTATTGTACAACGGCGCACGACTTGCCGGCTGAAGCAGCGAGTCTGGCCTTAGAGGTACAAACTGTCGCTGGTGCTTCCAGCGCCTGGTTGGGGCCTTGGAAGATTCCCCTTGGTTCTCGGGTGAACCTGCCAATGCCATGGGCAGATGCGAGGTACATCCCTTTGGGCGGCGAGATGATCTTGGTAAGGGCAGAATACCCGCTCGGCTTGTGCTATGACGATCCGTTGCATGCACGGGCCACTTTTGTGGGTGCCAAGCCTATTACCAACGACTATACCGTTTCTGTGAGCATTGTGGGGGTAAACGGCACGTGGCGTGCTCAACACGATGGAACACCTGCGCTAGGAGCGATACCGACACTGAAGTGGATCCGTGGCGTTACCGTTTTTGATGACCACGATTTGCACTTGCCGCCGATTGCTACTGGACATGGCGTGCTGCATCTGACAGTTTACGATGCCTTCACGATGAGACTCCTGCCGATACTGGACGAACGTCTGGCACGCCTGGGACAGGGGACTCGGATTGAGCTGGGGGAAGTAGAAGTCTCGTGCCATCGCTAA
- a CDS encoding glycosyltransferase family 39 protein, producing MQNLSRERFFSTVVLVAVVLVAFALRMYRLGQQPLSWDEGWSIGLSSLDWTEINRITALDVHPPFYYWVFKIWLNLGRSELLMRFLSVAAGLVAIPLSYVVALAWIRSNTGQSKGHVGLLAAFVTALSPFLVYYAQVARMFSLCVALSLLATYALLRALETERRGFYIAFVLSATLALYTFYYTVFVLVASFIYALMVIRPARLRFLWASALAIALLYTPWLLCAVPSLLERIQSRTGLVLTLADVFRHLSDGVFGLVFAYGSGWIAVYVVLALPVVAILLARDKVQSACLLAFPLLVIALTLGAVSLGARAHMFAARYLISASPFLALGIAWALNTYWERAKWLGMLGMFLLAIAMFPTLNHYVYAKAYEVSVAFDPQADYRYLQDKTSPDDVVFFNVLSLAGLYERFRTSDDPAWSYVLRWDPVIEPLQPALDNRVLPAASQHHRLWFVLYKGTVAANFALKEWLDLNLFPAFGEWREDTLYMQYLTPTAETMQLEPGLTFDGRIRLEKVLFTPRTQAGDRVNVRLIWTALESIPQNYKVFVHLYAMDGHLVTQHDSVPVNELRPTPSWAVGEQIMDNHGLWIPADIAGTLRLVVGLYDPEDNARLPLPNGLDHAIVGTVQVQAREAES from the coding sequence ATGCAAAATCTCTCTCGAGAGCGTTTTTTCAGCACAGTGGTATTAGTCGCGGTGGTCCTTGTTGCCTTTGCCCTGCGCATGTATCGCTTGGGTCAGCAGCCTCTAAGTTGGGATGAGGGCTGGAGCATAGGTTTGAGCAGCTTGGATTGGACAGAGATCAACCGCATCACGGCCTTGGATGTGCACCCCCCTTTCTATTACTGGGTTTTCAAGATTTGGTTAAACCTGGGCCGAAGTGAGCTGCTGATGCGCTTTCTCTCCGTTGCAGCTGGTCTTGTGGCTATCCCCTTGTCCTATGTCGTCGCGCTAGCCTGGATTCGTAGCAACACTGGTCAGAGCAAGGGGCACGTTGGCCTCCTAGCTGCTTTCGTCACCGCCTTGTCCCCATTTTTGGTTTATTATGCTCAAGTTGCACGGATGTTCTCGCTTTGCGTAGCCCTCAGCCTGCTGGCAACGTATGCTCTCCTTAGGGCCCTAGAGACAGAGCGACGTGGTTTCTACATCGCATTTGTGCTGAGTGCCACGCTTGCGCTCTATACGTTTTACTATACCGTTTTTGTCCTGGTAGCAAGCTTTATCTACGCTTTGATGGTTATCCGTCCTGCTCGTTTGCGCTTTCTCTGGGCTTCTGCGCTGGCTATTGCTCTGCTCTATACCCCTTGGTTGCTGTGCGCTGTCCCTTCCTTGCTGGAGCGTATCCAGAGTCGCACAGGCTTGGTCCTTACTCTAGCGGACGTTTTTCGTCATCTATCCGATGGGGTGTTTGGCCTGGTGTTTGCTTATGGCAGTGGCTGGATAGCCGTGTACGTAGTCCTCGCTTTGCCGGTGGTGGCAATTCTCCTGGCGAGAGACAAAGTGCAATCCGCATGTCTTCTGGCATTTCCCCTCTTGGTTATTGCGCTGACCCTAGGTGCGGTTTCCCTTGGCGCTAGAGCGCATATGTTCGCCGCACGTTATTTGATCTCCGCTAGTCCTTTTCTGGCTCTTGGTATCGCTTGGGCGCTAAACACATATTGGGAGCGGGCTAAGTGGCTGGGCATGTTAGGGATGTTTCTATTAGCCATAGCCATGTTTCCCACCCTCAACCATTATGTGTATGCGAAGGCCTACGAAGTATCTGTAGCCTTTGATCCCCAAGCCGATTACCGCTACCTGCAGGATAAGACGTCCCCCGATGATGTGGTCTTTTTCAATGTGCTGAGCCTGGCCGGCCTTTACGAGCGCTTTCGTACATCTGATGACCCAGCTTGGTCTTATGTGCTGCGCTGGGATCCGGTAATCGAACCACTCCAGCCAGCGTTGGACAACCGAGTGCTACCAGCAGCCAGCCAGCACCATCGTCTCTGGTTTGTCTTGTACAAAGGTACAGTAGCAGCAAACTTTGCCCTTAAGGAATGGCTTGATTTGAACCTGTTCCCTGCTTTTGGCGAATGGCGCGAGGATACGCTCTACATGCAGTACCTCACACCGACGGCCGAGACCATGCAGCTTGAACCTGGACTCACTTTTGACGGACGGATTCGCCTAGAAAAGGTGCTCTTTACCCCGCGTACTCAGGCAGGGGATCGCGTGAACGTGCGCCTGATCTGGACAGCACTAGAGAGCATACCACAAAACTACAAAGTCTTTGTGCATCTCTACGCCATGGATGGGCATCTGGTCACTCAGCACGATTCAGTTCCGGTCAATGAGCTTCGTCCTACCCCGAGTTGGGCTGTTGGTGAGCAAATCATGGACAATCATGGGCTCTGGATACCGGCAGATATCGCTGGGACTTTGCGCCTCGTGGTAGGTCTGTACGATCCTGAGGACAATGCGAGGCTGCCCTTGCCCAATGGTTTGGACCACGCAATTGTTGGTACCGTTCAAGTCCAGGCTAGGGAAGCGGAATCGTAA
- a CDS encoding DUF192 domain-containing protein: MKLYHADQQRFIINNLEIATNVRSRTRGLIGHAPLEPGQALMIPQSRWIHTFGMSFTIDAVYVDKKWHIVALTENLLPGRIDRPVLRAQAVIEMAAGEIRRLGLKVGDHLELRP; this comes from the coding sequence ATGAAGCTCTATCACGCCGACCAACAACGCTTCATCATCAATAACCTAGAAATCGCCACCAATGTCCGTTCTAGAACACGCGGTCTGATCGGTCATGCGCCGCTAGAGCCTGGGCAGGCGTTGATGATCCCCCAATCACGCTGGATTCATACCTTTGGCATGTCCTTTACCATTGACGCTGTCTATGTGGACAAGAAATGGCACATCGTAGCCCTTACGGAAAACTTACTGCCAGGCCGTATTGACCGACCCGTGCTGCGTGCACAGGCGGTAATCGAGATGGCAGCAGGGGAAATTCGCCGCCTCGGCTTGAAAGTTGGCGATCATTTGGAACTGCGCCCGTAA
- a CDS encoding 6-phosphofructokinase: MSKAKGNLVVGQSGGPTVAINNSLCGVIHEAMAHDEIGEIYGMYRGIRGLLQDQFIDLRRQSPEVIEGLRHTPGAALGTVRYKVTPKDYERILEVLKARNIRYLHYIGGNDSADTSWQLHKLAADAGYELHVIGVPKTVDNDLWATDHCPGYPSAARFVAMAVRDTGRDTEAMGPESPVKIVEIMGRNAGWLTAAAALAREEEGDAPHLVYVPERPVSVEQLTEDVKRCYEERGHVVIAMSEGAQEAPGKTLGEEYAPKEIDAFGHRMKGGVSDFVATLLTGRLGLKVRLDKPNYIQRSLMICASPIDLEEAYRVGRQAVKEAVAGRAEGMITLIRDPGPEYHCSLGVASLGEIANKERMLPPEFMNEAGNYPTEAFLAYARPLIGELQPKYVRLVKYFV; this comes from the coding sequence ATGAGCAAGGCAAAGGGTAACCTCGTCGTTGGGCAGTCTGGCGGGCCAACAGTAGCCATTAACAACAGTCTATGTGGGGTGATCCACGAGGCAATGGCTCATGATGAGATTGGTGAGATTTACGGCATGTACCGAGGCATCCGCGGTTTGCTGCAGGACCAGTTTATCGATTTGCGACGGCAATCCCCAGAGGTAATTGAGGGTTTGCGCCATACGCCCGGTGCAGCGTTAGGAACCGTGCGCTACAAAGTCACGCCTAAGGATTATGAACGCATTCTGGAAGTGTTGAAGGCACGGAACATTCGCTACCTGCACTATATCGGTGGCAACGATTCAGCGGATACAAGCTGGCAATTGCACAAATTGGCTGCCGATGCAGGCTATGAACTGCATGTCATTGGCGTGCCCAAAACCGTGGACAATGACTTGTGGGCCACCGATCACTGTCCTGGCTATCCCAGCGCCGCGCGCTTTGTGGCCATGGCCGTTCGCGATACCGGGCGGGACACGGAAGCAATGGGACCTGAAAGCCCTGTGAAAATCGTCGAGATCATGGGGCGCAATGCTGGGTGGCTCACCGCAGCGGCGGCATTGGCCAGGGAAGAAGAAGGCGACGCTCCACACCTGGTGTATGTCCCGGAACGGCCGGTCAGCGTGGAACAACTTACGGAAGACGTAAAACGCTGCTACGAAGAACGGGGGCATGTGGTCATTGCCATGAGCGAGGGAGCGCAGGAAGCGCCAGGCAAGACATTGGGCGAGGAGTATGCACCAAAAGAGATCGATGCTTTTGGTCACCGCATGAAAGGCGGCGTAAGCGACTTTGTCGCTACGTTGCTCACTGGGCGATTGGGGCTGAAAGTGCGCTTAGACAAGCCGAACTACATTCAACGCTCCCTGATGATCTGCGCTTCACCAATTGACTTGGAGGAAGCCTACCGGGTTGGGCGACAGGCGGTCAAAGAAGCTGTGGCGGGGCGGGCCGAGGGTATGATCACACTCATCCGTGACCCAGGTCCCGAGTATCACTGCTCTCTGGGCGTCGCCAGCCTAGGAGAAATTGCCAATAAGGAGAGGATGCTGCCGCCTGAATTCATGAACGAAGCAGGGAATTACCCCACCGAGGCTTTTCTGGCCTATGCGCGGCCATTGATTGGCGAACTACAGCCAAAGTATGTGCGCTTGGTGAAGTATTTCGTATAA
- a CDS encoding septum formation initiator family protein, with amino-acid sequence MPIPQTDIITVLAAIAAVFFVLAFGGKAVEGYRVQRYNAVLRAEVAALREEQESLKKRLEHVQTPEYIEEVAREQYKWVKPGENPIISIFRSRPIMLTTPTLVSQPEALAASSLSHWPEWFDLLKGNR; translated from the coding sequence TTGCCAATTCCACAAACCGATATCATAACCGTGCTTGCTGCTATTGCCGCCGTTTTCTTCGTCCTTGCATTTGGTGGTAAGGCAGTGGAAGGATATCGCGTACAGCGATACAATGCCGTGCTGCGTGCAGAAGTTGCCGCGCTGCGAGAAGAGCAGGAAAGCCTCAAGAAGCGCCTGGAACATGTGCAAACTCCAGAATATATAGAAGAGGTAGCACGCGAGCAGTACAAATGGGTCAAACCGGGCGAAAACCCAATCATCTCGATCTTCCGAAGCCGTCCTATCATGCTCACGACCCCAACCTTGGTGTCTCAGCCCGAAGCACTTGCTGCTTCATCGCTTTCCCACTGGCCAGAGTGGTTCGACCTGTTGAAAGGGAACCGGTGA
- a CDS encoding glycosyltransferase family 39 protein, which produces MNKDKIPFSQRIQSLISGQCFLLLAVTALAALLRLYALHRLPPGLYHDEAYNGLDALGVLHGLRPIFFEANNGREPLFIYLVALSVSFLGRSPLAIRLVSALFGIFTVPAAYLMARELLGRRVALFTALVTSLTFWHLNLSRVGFRAVSLPLLAALCLWLFACGLHKRRWYYFALCGFFLGLSFYTYLAARFLPIFFLLLIAYLFWRRQSIGWSRLLLLCAVAFVTAWPLFLYALGHPDSFLVRPSQVSIFNPLINQGDVTGTLLRHLGKTLGMFIWRGDFIPRHNMPYRPVFDPLMGLLFLLGLGISLARARKHLESALLLIYCFIMLTPTILAEDAPHFLRAVGVLPVLFVLPAIGLNMVWEAVQARTSRLAATLLAVLLIGISLCATVNDYFLRHVRSETVYYHFEAGAVELAAEINRFTGSGWSSGAGLRVSASPALPQRRVYLDPRLWRDWASLRYLVPESTSVVLLESDASQLPPVESIWLIVWPYTEYNSYLSLLPAGSLISAREGPWERGDLERDARLLCIIYGAEPASQVPANLQARFEQGIELLGYEMRQESKGINLRLFWRAEATLDTDYTVFVHLKQGDHIVAQSDSYPVQGYYPTHVWRPGDVVADDHLLTTLPSQGQGYFIAVGLYDLHTMINLQVLDENGQPRANAVTIPLP; this is translated from the coding sequence ATGAACAAGGACAAGATTCCTTTTTCACAGCGAATTCAGAGTTTGATCTCCGGCCAATGTTTTCTGCTGCTTGCAGTCACTGCATTGGCAGCTTTGCTGAGGTTGTATGCCCTTCATCGCCTGCCTCCGGGCTTATATCACGATGAGGCCTACAATGGATTGGATGCTCTTGGCGTTCTCCATGGATTGCGACCGATTTTCTTCGAGGCTAATAACGGTCGTGAGCCGTTGTTCATCTATCTCGTAGCACTGTCGGTGTCGTTTCTGGGACGCAGTCCCCTGGCCATTCGTCTGGTTTCCGCCCTTTTTGGCATTTTCACCGTCCCTGCTGCATATCTAATGGCACGAGAGTTGTTGGGACGGCGGGTAGCACTGTTTACCGCTCTGGTAACCTCCCTTACATTCTGGCATCTCAACCTCAGCCGCGTGGGCTTTCGCGCAGTGAGCTTGCCCTTGCTGGCGGCGTTATGCCTGTGGCTATTCGCGTGCGGATTGCACAAGAGACGGTGGTACTATTTTGCGCTATGTGGATTTTTCCTTGGACTGAGCTTTTATACTTATTTGGCTGCACGCTTTTTGCCGATTTTCTTCCTGCTATTGATCGCTTACTTGTTTTGGCGCCGCCAATCAATTGGGTGGAGCAGGCTGCTGCTCTTATGCGCTGTCGCTTTCGTTACGGCTTGGCCCTTGTTCCTCTACGCCCTAGGGCATCCGGACTCGTTTCTGGTACGCCCATCACAGGTTTCTATATTCAACCCACTGATCAACCAGGGCGATGTGACCGGCACTTTATTGCGCCACCTGGGCAAGACCCTCGGCATGTTTATTTGGCGTGGCGATTTCATCCCTCGCCACAACATGCCTTATCGCCCTGTCTTTGACCCACTCATGGGGTTGCTTTTTCTGCTGGGTTTAGGCATTAGTTTGGCCCGTGCGCGCAAGCATCTGGAATCTGCACTCTTGTTGATTTACTGCTTCATCATGCTGACCCCAACGATATTGGCTGAGGATGCCCCCCATTTCCTTCGTGCTGTGGGCGTTCTACCGGTGCTCTTTGTCTTGCCCGCTATCGGATTGAACATGGTATGGGAGGCCGTGCAAGCCCGTACTTCGCGCCTGGCAGCAACACTATTGGCCGTTTTGCTTATTGGGATAAGCCTTTGTGCAACCGTAAACGATTATTTTCTCCGCCATGTCCGAAGCGAAACAGTTTACTATCACTTCGAGGCTGGAGCAGTAGAGCTGGCTGCAGAGATCAATCGCTTCACCGGCAGTGGCTGGAGCAGTGGGGCAGGATTGCGCGTGTCAGCATCCCCGGCATTGCCCCAGCGACGTGTGTATCTAGATCCACGTTTGTGGCGCGATTGGGCAAGCCTTCGTTACTTGGTACCAGAGTCAACAAGCGTTGTTTTGTTGGAAAGCGATGCCTCGCAACTGCCGCCAGTAGAAAGCATTTGGCTAATTGTCTGGCCGTATACAGAATACAACTCCTACCTGTCCTTGCTTCCAGCGGGAAGTCTGATCTCCGCCCGCGAAGGGCCATGGGAACGGGGCGATCTCGAACGCGATGCGCGCCTCTTGTGCATCATCTATGGAGCTGAACCTGCTAGCCAGGTGCCGGCGAACCTGCAGGCGCGCTTCGAACAAGGGATAGAGCTACTAGGCTACGAGATGAGACAGGAGTCCAAGGGCATCAATCTGCGTTTGTTTTGGCGTGCGGAAGCGACATTGGACACCGACTACACCGTCTTTGTGCATCTGAAACAGGGCGATCACATCGTGGCGCAAAGCGATTCTTACCCGGTGCAGGGATATTATCCAACCCACGTGTGGCGGCCTGGGGATGTCGTAGCTGATGACCATCTATTGACCACCCTGCCAAGTCAGGGCCAAGGTTACTTCATCGCCGTTGGGTTATACGATTTGCACACCATGATCAATTTACAAGTGCTCGATGAAAATGGCCAACCCCGCGCCAATGCAGTTACGATTCCGCTTCCCTAG